From Deltaproteobacteria bacterium:
GGCGTTCTCCTCAAGTGAATCGGTTTCAAGTGCGAACCCCACGAGTATCTGGTCTTCCTTCTTGTGCTTCCCCATGTATTTCAGCACGTCGGGCGTCCTCTCCATCTCAAGGGAAAGGGTCTTTGCCTCTTTCTTTACCTTCGTGGGATAGCTCTTCGTGGGCCTGTAGTCGGCGACCGCGGCAGCCATTATGACTATTGTAGACTGGGCAAAGTGCCTTTCGCAGGCGTCGAGCATCTCCTCGGCGGTCGTCACGGGCACATGCGCCATGCCGGCTGGCTTCGAGATGTAAGTCGGGCCTGAGACGAGCACGACCTCCGCGCCACGCCTCCGTGCGGCCCTTGCGACCGCGTATCCCATCTTGCCGGACGAGGCGTTCGAGACGTACCTGACCGGGTCTATGGCCTCGCGCGTGGGCCCGGCCGTGACGAGCACCTTCTCGCCCTTCAAGTCCTTGGGGCTCAGGGCATCCACGGCGGCTTCGAGTATGTCCTCCGGCTTCGCGAGGCGGCCCTTGCCCTCATACCCGCAGGCGAGCTCCCCCTCATCGGGCCCTGCGAAGAGATATCCTGCCCTCTCAAGCCTTTTTACATTATCGCGAACGGCCTGGTTATCCCACATACGGGTGTTCATGGAAGGAGCGAGCAGTATCGGAGCCGAGGAGGCCATCGCTATATTCGTAAGTAGGTCGTCGGCTATGCCTCCGGCAGCCTTTCCGATGAAGTTTGCGGTTGCCGGGGCGACTATGATGAGGTCTGCCTTCTGCGCAAGCTCGATGTGGCTTATCCTCGCTTCCCCTACCGAATCGAAGAGGTCCATTGAGACCGGGTTGCAGCAGAGGGTCGAAAGGCTCAAGGGGCTTATGAACTCGGTTGCGGACCTCGTCATCACGGGCCGGACGATTGCCTCCTCCTTGACGAGAAGGCGCGCGAGCTCGAGGGACTTGTAGGCCGATATGGCCCCTGTTACGCCGAGAGTTATTTTTTTGCCCTTGAGTAAACTCATGACTTGCCTTTTTTTTAATTTCAGGGTGCCTCTAAAAATTAGAGATTTTTCCCGCAATCGAGGAAGGCCGGGAATAAAAAGCGGAGCATATATGACAATATGTGAGCATTTTTATTCCCGGCCTGACAAAGAGTCCGGGGAAAAGATCAATTTTCAGAGGCACACTTGCTATTTTACCCTTTTAACTCCCGCAATAAAAGGGTTGATTTCCCTCTCTTCCCCTATGGTCGATTCCGGGCCGTGCCCCGGGAGCACCCTCACGTTATCGCCGAGCGGAAGCAGCCTTTCGAATATGGAGTCCATGAGCTCCTCCATTGAGCCGCCCTCGAAATCCGTCCTGCCGACCGAACCGGCAAAGAGCGTGTCGCCCGTAAAGAGGACCTCTTCGTTTTCCATATAAAGGCAGACGCCGCCTTTCGAGTGTCCCGGCGTGTGAATCACCTTGAGGCTCAAGGGGCCGAAATGCAGGAGAACCCCGTCTTCAAGGTATATGTCCGGCTTCGGCTGCTTCGGGGTCTTCAGGCCGAACATGACTGCCTGCTCGTGGGCGTATTCCAGAAGAGGCTCGTCTTCCGCGTGTATGGCTATCTCGGAGCCGACCGCAGATTTAAGGAGCCCGTTCCCGCCCACGTGATCGAAGTGGCCGTGGGTATTGATTATGTACCTGACCTTTACGCCCTCTTTCTTAAGGGCCGCCTCTATCTCTTCGACGTCTCCGCCGGGGTCTATCACGACCCCCTCGCCGCTATCCCTGTCCCATACGATGTAGCAATTTACCTCGAGCGGCCCGACGGGCAATGTCAGGATCTCTGCCATCCTTTTATCTTCTCCGCGTATTTGTTTACGAGCGACCGGGCCGCCTCCTCTGTCGAGGCCTCGGCCACCAGGTTGAAGTAAGGCATGTCCTGGCTCGGGTATGCGACCAGCCAGTCCTCGCCGAATTTTATCTTTATCCCGTCGAGGAGCACGGTATCCAGGTCCCGCGAGTCCTCGGCAAGCCTCCTCATCACCATGCCCTTGCTCTCGAACGAGCACGAGACCCTGTCCTTTATTATAATGGAAGGCGGTATCTCCCTCATGAGCCTGTGGAGCCTCGTGCCGTGCTTCGAGAGCATCTCGAGTATCTTGGCGACCGCGTACATGCCGTCGAAGTTCGGCTGGAAGTCCGGGAATATGAAGCCGCCGGACTGCTCCCCGACGAATAGCGCGCCCTCGCTTGCCGCGGCCTCCATCTGCCCCCTCGGGGTGGTCTTGGTCCTCCGCACCTCGAATCCGTAGGTCTCGGCCATCCTGTCAATGGCGCGGGAGGCGGTCACGGGCACCGCTATGTGCCCCTTTCTCCCGGCGTCCTTGTTGAACTTGAGGACGAGGAGCGTGACTATGTTAAGGGCCGTGTCGCCGTCGAGGGCCTCGCCGGTCTCGTCGAAGAGGAAGACCTTCTCGCCGCCCGCGTCGAGATAGAAGCCCATGTCAGCGTCAAGCGAGCGCACGATCGACGAAAGCTGGTCCATCGCCCTCTGGAACTCCTCCGGGCTCTTTGTCGTCTTGCTGCCGTCGAGGTTCGCGTTAAGGGCGATGACCTCGCAGTTGAGCTTCCCGAGTATATAGGGGAATATCCGCGAGGACGAGCCGTAGGAATAGTCGACCACGAACCTGAAGCCCGCCTTCGAGATGGTCTCCGCGTCTATCATGGACATGAAGCCGTTCTGGTACGATTCGAAGCCGTGAACCGGGAAGCTCATCTCGCCGGTCTCCTCCATGGGGGCCCTTAGGAAATCCTCCTTGAAAAAGAGCTTCTCGATGGTCTTCTCGTATCCGGGGTGGAGGTCGAGCCCCTTGCCGTCGAAGAACTTCAAGTCAACGAGCTGGGGGTCGAAAGGCGACCTCCTGGTGTGCACCCCTCCGGCCTCGGTCCCGCTCCTCGCCAGAAACCTCACGACCGGCATGGGTGTTACGCCGTAGTCGTGGACGTTTACGCCTGTCGAGAGTATGCCGGTCATTATGGCCCTGTTTATCATCCTCGATGTCTTGTGCGCGTCCCTGCTGGTCGATACTGCCGCGCCCTTCTTGAGGGAAGCGCCGTAGGCCGCGCCGAGCTTGGCCGCGAACTCCGGCGAGAGCTCTATGTTCGCAAGCCCGGTAACGCCGTAGGTCGAGAATATGTTCCTGCTCCATTTCTCGCCCCAGATGAGGCTCGACGCGAGTGTTGCGTCGTCTTCGACGACCTTATATGGCCATACCTTGACGTTGGCCTTTATGGTGGAATTCCTCCCGATCCGGCAGTGGTCGCTTACGATGACGCCCTCGGCCAGGTGGGCCTGGTCAAGTATTTCACTTCCGCGCGCTACCACGTTCTCGTGGAGCGACGCCCCGTGGGCGATTCTGGCAGAGTCCCAGATTACGGAATCGAGGATGACCGCGCCCTCCTCGACGACCGAGCCCGGCCCTATTATGGAATTGGATATCCGTGCCTCGGCCCCTATCCGGCAGTTCTCGCCTATGATGTTCGCGCCCTCGAGCTTGGCCGTGAAATCTATGCGCGAGCCCTTGCCGACCCAGAGCCTCCTGCCGTCTATCCTCTCGCCCGGCACCTCCACATGCACGGCCCCCTGGAGTATGTCCATGTTTGCGGCCCTGTACTCCTCGAGGCTCCCGACGTCCTTCCAGTAGCCCTCGGCTATGTAGCCGTAGAGGGGCTCCTTTTTCTCGAGCATGAGCGGGAACAGGTCCTTGCTGAAGTCGAACTCCCTGTCCGAAGGTATGTAGTCCAGGACCTTCTGCTCAAGGATGTATATGCCTGTATTGATAGTGTCGCTGAAGACCTCGCCCCAGCTCGGCTTTTCAAGGAACCGGACGATCCTCCCCTCCTCGTCGGTTATGACAATGCCGAATGGGAGCGGGTTCTCTACCCTCGTAAGGACTATCGTCGCCGCGGCCTTCCTTTGCCTGTGGAAGCTTACCGCCTTTTTGAGGTCTATATCCGTAAGCACGTCGCCGCTTATGATAAGCGTTGTCCCGTCCCCGCCCATCTTCCTCATGGCGCTCCCGACCGCCCCGGCGGTCCCGAGGTCCACGGTGAGCGTTATGTAGTCGAGCTTCACCCCGAAGGCGCTCCCGTCTCCGAGGTGGCCTGATATCATCTCGGGCTGAAAATAAAGGAGCGCGGTCAGGTCCTTTATCCCGTGGGATTTAAGGAGCTCTATTATGTGCTCCATCATGGGCCTGTTCGCCATCGGCACCATGGGCTTGGGGAGGTTATTTGTGAGGGGGCGGAGCCTGGTGCCGAACCCGCCCGCCATTATGATGCTCTTCAATTTCTCTCCTTAGGTGGAAATGGTAATAACGAAGGCTTGAGCCGTGAGGCTCTCGAAGCAAGAATCATGAAGACGACCGGCCGGAAAATCTAAGGCCTCCTGCAATCGAACCGGGCTGAACGAAAAGGAAGGCTTGAAAGCCTTAGGATTTTACCATATTTGGCCGGGGCGTCAAGAAAACCGGAGAGAAGCGCCTGTCCAGGCCTCATCCTCTGGAAAAACCCGGCTTCACTTGAGATTGGGAACCAAAGTATAATCAGGGATACGGGGACTGCATGCATAGGGGCAATCGGTTCCGGAGGCGCGTAACTCCAACCCGGACGGGATAAATTTCCTTTGACTTTCTTTTCCCCCATGTGATAATGATTTCCGGTTACATGGGCCGTCCCCCTGAAAAATCAGCAGGTAAATCAACCTCAAAGGGGGAGCTTTATGCCTGAAGATAACGGCCGGGGTTTTTACAAGGGCCTCGCCATGCTCGCCTCGATGGGCATAGCGATGGTGGTCTCGACTGTAATCGGGCTCGCCATAGGCATTTACCTTGACAAGTTCTTCGGCACCAAGCCCTGGCTTACGATAATATTCCTGCTCTTCGGCATAGCCGCGGGCTTTAAAAACATGTACGAGACGGCCAGGAAATATGGACTATAGCCGGGGTACGGGGGATGCAGAGGCCTTTTCAGCCGCGGTTTCCCTTAAGCTCCTGGGCGCGAACCTGGCGGCTTTCATAGTCGCCTCCGGCCTGGCGCTGGCCTTTATCGGCACGCACGCTTTCCCCGGGATCGCTGCCGGGTTCTTCATAGGGACTGCGAGCACGCTCTGGCTCCTGAGGATAGCCCGTAAGGGGGTCCGCATGGACCCGGAGAAGGCAGGGAGGTTCATACCCGCTGCGTACCGCCTTAGGTTCGCGGTGGTCGCGGCGCTTCTCGCGCTCATAATGTATAAAGGTGTCTTAAGCCCGTGGCCCCTTATAGCGGGCTTCTTGGGCTCGGCTTTGATAACAGTATGCACCACGATATACCTTGCCAGGGAGGAAGCTTCACATGCATGACACGATAGTGCCGACCTTCGGGCTCCACGCCCATACAGCGTTCATGATATACATAACCATAGGGCTCGCGATATTCTCGCTCCTCCTCGCGAGAAGGCTCGCAATCGTACCCGGAAGGGTCCAGTCGATAGTTGAGCTCACCGTGACCTCCTTCGAGGGCATGGTAGACGAGACCATGGGGCACAAGGGCAGGAAGTACTTCCCCTTCATAATGACCTTCGCGATATTCATCTTCATATCGAACCTCCTCGGCATGATACCTGGGCTGCTGCCGCCGACCGCGAACCTCAACACCACCGCGGCCCTGGCCCTTATCGTATTCGTCGCAACACACGTTATCGGGATCAAGGAGCACGGGATAAAGTACCTTAAGCACTTCACGGGCCCTGTCTGGTGGCTCATGCCGCTTATGATACCCATCGAGATAATAGGCCACCTCGCAAGGCCCGTCTCCCTCTCGCTCCGTCTCTTCGGGAACATAATGGGGCACGAGCAGGTGGTCGCTGTCCTCCTGATACTCATGCCGCTCGCCTACCCGCTACTCGCTTTCTCAACGGTGCTGGGCGTGCTCGTTATCTTCATACAGGCGTTCATCTTCGCGCTCCTCTCGATGATGTACATCGGGGGCGCGCTCGAAGAGGCGCACTGATACTGATTTTTTCAAAGGGAGCCGACGCCTTACCCTGGCGCCGTACGGGGCCGGGAGTCAGCCGGGGAAGATGGCAATCCCCGGCCTGTCCGACAGGAGGCTTTGCGGTCAGGCGTAATACGGGTTCCCTAATCTCAAGGAGGTAGTCAAAGATGAGGAAGTACGCGGTAACGGCAGTATTGGCTTTGATAGCCGTCGTCGTCGGCTCCAACCTGGCTTTTGCGCAGGAAGCGGCCGCTGAGGGCGGAAGGAGCGCGCTCGTGCAAGCCGCCATATTCATCGGCGCCGGACTCGGCATGGGCCTCGGCGCGATCGGGCCCGGCATCGGTATGGGACACGCCGTGAGGGGCGCCCTCGAGGGCATGGCCAGGAACCCCGGCCATTCGAGCAAGATAATGACGACCATGCTCGTCGGTCTTGCCATGATGGAATCCCTTGCCATCTACGCGCTCGTCGTAGCCCTTATCCTCCTCTTCGTCGTCTAAAGGCGAAAAGGACTGCAGAAAGAGAACGAGGCGGCAAGTTTGCCGCCTCGTTTTTTTGCGATGCCCACAAGAGGATTTCCCCTCGTTGCCCTTTTTTACAATTAGCTGATTTCATTATGGAATATTACAGGGCCTTGACAAAATTCAACCCGCTCTTTATAATATTAGCACTCAATAAATGAGAGTGCTAAAAGGAGGTGGCGCCAGATGGGTCTTCCGGTAGTAACAGATTCGGTCCAGAGCTATCTCGCGGAAGTGAGCCGTTATCCCATACTCTCTGCCGAGGACGAGTTCCGGGTAGCCGAGCGTTACTACAAAACGAGGGCTATCGAGGACGCGCACACCCTCGTCACATCGAACCTCAGATATGTCATCAAGATCGCCCTTGAGTTCAGGAACTACGGCTGCAGGCTCGCGGATCTCATCCAGGAGGGCAATATAGGCCTCATGACCGCGGTCAAGAAGTTCAACCCCTACAAGGGCTTCAGGCTCATTACCTACGCGACCTGGTGGATCAGGTCGTTCATACAGGACTATATACTAAAATCCAGGGGGCTCGTTCGGAAGAGCACCAAGGCCCTCAAGAAGAAGCTCTTCTACAAGACCCCCGCGCTCACGGACGGGGCCGCAGGGGAAGATCTCTCCTACGCCTCCCCTGAGGACCTTGAGCTCAGGAGCGACCTCTCGCTGGACGCGCCGCTAAAGGAAGACAGCACAACCCATCTCGATCTTTTGAAGGACGAGGGACCTGGCCCGCTCGAAACCGTGGCCCATAGCGAAGAGAGCGCCATCGTTAAAAAAGAAGTCTCAAGCGCCCTCGCCCTCCTTAACGAGAAGGAGCGGGTGGTCGTGGAAAAAAGGCTCATGTCCGACGAGCCCGAGAGCCTGCAGGTCATAGGCGACGCCCTCGGCATAACGAGGGAAAGGGTCCGCCAGATAGAGAGCCAGGCAATGAAGAAGCTGGAAAAGTCCCTTGTCAGGATAAAACAGGCGCTACCACAGGGCGCTTAGTAGCCCTACACCCCTGAATCCCTGCGTCACGAAGGCCACCACACCGCGCCTCGCACATTTTGGGATAAAACTCTTCTGCTCCCTTGAAACTAGTTTTGATATAGACCTTTTGCGCGGCTCCGCGTTTTCCCTTTCGTGCAGAAGGCCTTTTCCGCGCTTCCGCGCGGTTTGAGATAAGGCTCGCTTGCTAGCAACCTCCCCCATAGGGCCGAGCCCGGAGGATGGAGGGCGGAACGAGAGCGGAGCCTTATGCCCAAAAAGAGCGCGGCAGCGCGTTATGTGGTCTTTTCCCCCTTCCCGCCCGCACCTGACGATTTCCTTTGCAAGCTCGCTATAAAAATGATATTAAGTACCCGTTAAAACTTGCTTTTTTCTTACCGGAGAACGCTTTTGAAAAAAAGGCCGACCTCCGCCTTTATCGACAGGGAGGCGCTAAGGTTCAATTACCGCCAGTTGAGGAGCAGAATCCCTGCAGGAACGGCCATGATGGCCGTTGTCAAGGCCAATGCCTACGGCCACGGGGATATCGAGGTGGCCCGCGTCCTCGAGGCAATGGGTTCAGAGTTCCTGGGCGTCGCCATCCCCGAGGAGGGTGCAAGGCTCAGGGACGCCGGGATAACGAAACCCATAGCGGTCCTCGGCGGCATCTTCCCTGACCAGGCCGAAATGGCCTTCGATTACGACCTTACCCCCGTCGTCTTCGAGCTCCGGACGGCGCGCTCGCTCGATTCAGAGGCACGGAAAAGGGGAGCGATAAAAAAAATCCATGTTAAAATCGACACTGGCATGGGGAGGCTGGGCCTTCTGCCAGGCGAGGCGGGACAGTTCTTTGCCGGTCTCAAGGAATTGCCGAACCTGAAAGTAGAGGCCGTGCTCTCGCATTTCGCCGAGTCCGAGAGCGAGGACAAGGGGTTCTCCATCTCACAGCTCTCTGTCTTTCAGAGGTCGGTGGAGGAGATAAGGGCAACGGGCTTC
This genomic window contains:
- the coaBC gene encoding bifunctional phosphopantothenoylcysteine decarboxylase/phosphopantothenate--cysteine ligase CoaBC, with the translated sequence MSLLKGKKITLGVTGAISAYKSLELARLLVKEEAIVRPVMTRSATEFISPLSLSTLCCNPVSMDLFDSVGEARISHIELAQKADLIIVAPATANFIGKAAGGIADDLLTNIAMASSAPILLAPSMNTRMWDNQAVRDNVKRLERAGYLFAGPDEGELACGYEGKGRLAKPEDILEAAVDALSPKDLKGEKVLVTAGPTREAIDPVRYVSNASSGKMGYAVARAARRRGAEVVLVSGPTYISKPAGMAHVPVTTAEEMLDACERHFAQSTIVIMAAAVADYRPTKSYPTKVKKEAKTLSLEMERTPDVLKYMGKHKKEDQILVGFALETDSLEENARKKLKEKNLDLVVGNTPAGLDSDMNQVTLIDRDGKKEVLPPLRKDEVAERILDLAAGLKR
- a CDS encoding MBL fold metallo-hydrolase translates to MAEILTLPVGPLEVNCYIVWDRDSGEGVVIDPGGDVEEIEAALKKEGVKVRYIINTHGHFDHVGGNGLLKSAVGSEIAIHAEDEPLLEYAHEQAVMFGLKTPKQPKPDIYLEDGVLLHFGPLSLKVIHTPGHSKGGVCLYMENEEVLFTGDTLFAGSVGRTDFEGGSMEELMDSIFERLLPLGDNVRVLPGHGPESTIGEEREINPFIAGVKRVK
- a CDS encoding mannose-1-phosphate guanyltransferase, which translates into the protein MKSIIMAGGFGTRLRPLTNNLPKPMVPMANRPMMEHIIELLKSHGIKDLTALLYFQPEMISGHLGDGSAFGVKLDYITLTVDLGTAGAVGSAMRKMGGDGTTLIISGDVLTDIDLKKAVSFHRQRKAAATIVLTRVENPLPFGIVITDEEGRIVRFLEKPSWGEVFSDTINTGIYILEQKVLDYIPSDREFDFSKDLFPLMLEKKEPLYGYIAEGYWKDVGSLEEYRAANMDILQGAVHVEVPGERIDGRRLWVGKGSRIDFTAKLEGANIIGENCRIGAEARISNSIIGPGSVVEEGAVILDSVIWDSARIAHGASLHENVVARGSEILDQAHLAEGVIVSDHCRIGRNSTIKANVKVWPYKVVEDDATLASSLIWGEKWSRNIFSTYGVTGLANIELSPEFAAKLGAAYGASLKKGAAVSTSRDAHKTSRMINRAIMTGILSTGVNVHDYGVTPMPVVRFLARSGTEAGGVHTRRSPFDPQLVDLKFFDGKGLDLHPGYEKTIEKLFFKEDFLRAPMEETGEMSFPVHGFESYQNGFMSMIDAETISKAGFRFVVDYSYGSSSRIFPYILGKLNCEVIALNANLDGSKTTKSPEEFQRAMDQLSSIVRSLDADMGFYLDAGGEKVFLFDETGEALDGDTALNIVTLLVLKFNKDAGRKGHIAVPVTASRAIDRMAETYGFEVRRTKTTPRGQMEAAASEGALFVGEQSGGFIFPDFQPNFDGMYAVAKILEMLSKHGTRLHRLMREIPPSIIIKDRVSCSFESKGMVMRRLAEDSRDLDTVLLDGIKIKFGEDWLVAYPSQDMPYFNLVAEASTEEAARSLVNKYAEKIKGWQRS
- a CDS encoding AtpZ/AtpI family protein, which produces MPEDNGRGFYKGLAMLASMGIAMVVSTVIGLAIGIYLDKFFGTKPWLTIIFLLFGIAAGFKNMYETARKYGL
- a CDS encoding ATP synthase subunit I — translated: MDYSRGTGDAEAFSAAVSLKLLGANLAAFIVASGLALAFIGTHAFPGIAAGFFIGTASTLWLLRIARKGVRMDPEKAGRFIPAAYRLRFAVVAALLALIMYKGVLSPWPLIAGFLGSALITVCTTIYLAREEASHA
- the atpB gene encoding F0F1 ATP synthase subunit A gives rise to the protein MHDTIVPTFGLHAHTAFMIYITIGLAIFSLLLARRLAIVPGRVQSIVELTVTSFEGMVDETMGHKGRKYFPFIMTFAIFIFISNLLGMIPGLLPPTANLNTTAALALIVFVATHVIGIKEHGIKYLKHFTGPVWWLMPLMIPIEIIGHLARPVSLSLRLFGNIMGHEQVVAVLLILMPLAYPLLAFSTVLGVLVIFIQAFIFALLSMMYIGGALEEAH
- the atpE gene encoding ATP synthase F0 subunit C, which translates into the protein MRKYAVTAVLALIAVVVGSNLAFAQEAAAEGGRSALVQAAIFIGAGLGMGLGAIGPGIGMGHAVRGALEGMARNPGHSSKIMTTMLVGLAMMESLAIYALVVALILLFVV
- a CDS encoding sigma-70 family RNA polymerase sigma factor, with product MGLPVVTDSVQSYLAEVSRYPILSAEDEFRVAERYYKTRAIEDAHTLVTSNLRYVIKIALEFRNYGCRLADLIQEGNIGLMTAVKKFNPYKGFRLITYATWWIRSFIQDYILKSRGLVRKSTKALKKKLFYKTPALTDGAAGEDLSYASPEDLELRSDLSLDAPLKEDSTTHLDLLKDEGPGPLETVAHSEESAIVKKEVSSALALLNEKERVVVEKRLMSDEPESLQVIGDALGITRERVRQIESQAMKKLEKSLVRIKQALPQGA
- the alr gene encoding alanine racemase yields the protein MKKRPTSAFIDREALRFNYRQLRSRIPAGTAMMAVVKANAYGHGDIEVARVLEAMGSEFLGVAIPEEGARLRDAGITKPIAVLGGIFPDQAEMAFDYDLTPVVFELRTARSLDSEARKRGAIKKIHVKIDTGMGRLGLLPGEAGQFFAGLKELPNLKVEAVLSHFAESESEDKGFSISQLSVFQRSVEEIRATGFDPLFTEIANSAAIVDLSGSHHNLVRPGIMLYGSYPAERLRERLILKPVLELKTRILHIKGVPKGFSVSYGRRFTTKRPSLIATLPIGYADGLPRRLEGKGAALAGGRRVPLVGAICMDLAMADVTDVPDVKAGDEVVIIGSQGAETITAEEVAGKAGTISYEIFCGISQRVPRVYLS